A genomic stretch from Vibrio coralliilyticus includes:
- a CDS encoding DegT/DnrJ/EryC1/StrS family aminotransferase, with translation MIPQFKVFMPDSVDKPLLEVIHSGFIGQGKKVNEFEKKLGDYFGNSNVLTLNSGTSGLHLALRLSNVGAGDEVITTAMTCTATNMPIISSGAKIVWADVDPVTGLISPESIEEKITQKTKAIVIVHFGGIPCEISKISKIAKARGIKVIEDGAHAFGSEYNGEKIGCHSDFVMFSLQAIKHITTVDGGLLLCKSKSDYQRGKLLRWYGIDRETKAKGFRCEDDIPEYGYKYHMNDVCAVIGIEQLKYVDEIVSKHIDNKDYYDKQLENIKGVRLIPSEIKRGSSSWLYTLHIEKRDFFMDWMSNKGIQVSRVHERNDKHSAFSEYKSELPFLDIFNATQVSIPVGWWLEDNERKYIVDSIKEFSESCL, from the coding sequence ATGATACCGCAATTTAAAGTTTTTATGCCAGACTCTGTAGATAAGCCACTTTTGGAAGTAATTCATTCAGGTTTTATCGGTCAAGGAAAAAAAGTTAATGAATTTGAAAAAAAACTTGGTGACTATTTTGGTAATAGTAATGTTCTAACTTTAAACTCAGGAACATCGGGTTTACATCTTGCTTTAAGGTTGTCGAATGTTGGGGCCGGAGATGAAGTTATTACAACCGCAATGACTTGTACGGCGACAAATATGCCTATAATTTCGTCTGGTGCAAAGATTGTTTGGGCTGATGTAGATCCTGTAACTGGATTAATATCCCCTGAGAGTATAGAGGAAAAAATAACCCAAAAGACCAAAGCAATTGTTATTGTTCATTTTGGCGGTATTCCTTGCGAAATTTCTAAAATTTCTAAAATTGCAAAAGCCCGAGGTATTAAAGTAATAGAAGATGGAGCTCATGCGTTTGGTAGTGAATATAATGGCGAGAAGATAGGATGTCATTCTGATTTTGTAATGTTCTCATTGCAAGCAATCAAGCATATCACGACAGTCGATGGCGGTTTACTTTTATGTAAGTCCAAAAGTGACTATCAAAGAGGGAAGTTGCTGCGATGGTATGGTATAGACCGAGAAACAAAAGCTAAAGGTTTTCGCTGCGAAGATGACATCCCAGAATATGGATATAAATATCATATGAACGATGTTTGTGCTGTAATTGGTATAGAGCAGCTTAAATATGTTGATGAAATAGTTAGTAAGCACATTGATAATAAAGACTACTATGATAAGCAATTAGAAAATATCAAGGGTGTTCGATTAATTCCTTCTGAAATAAAAAGAGGAAGCTCTAGTTGGCTATATACTCTACATATTGAAAAAAGAGACTTTTTCATGGACTGGATGAGTAATAAGGGGATTCAGGTCTCGCGAGTTCACGAAAGAAATGATAAGCATAGTGCATTCTCGGAGTATAAAAGCGAACTCCCTTTTTTAGATATATTTAACGCAACTCAAGTATCAATTCCTGTAGGCTGGTGGCTAGAGGATAACGAGAGAAAATATATTGTAGATTCTATCAAAGAGTTTTCAGAATCATGTCTGTAA
- a CDS encoding GNAT family N-acetyltransferase yields MSVIKSSYLSKGDLSIDLACSEDANFMFHLRNSKDIWENLENIEPLNMDGQSEWIKSIQSSKNKYFIIRSSGERVGIVRLNNIDMINRCACIGVDVHPSYQRKGIAKGTYHIMMEYCFNSLNLNRLYLYVLDENVKAISLYEGLNFQKEGVLREAIYRNGKYINYYLYGILRNEFK; encoded by the coding sequence ATGTCTGTAATTAAAAGTTCATATCTATCTAAAGGAGATCTATCTATTGATTTGGCCTGTAGCGAAGACGCAAACTTTATGTTTCACCTTCGTAACAGTAAAGATATATGGGAAAATTTAGAAAATATTGAACCACTAAATATGGACGGCCAATCTGAATGGATAAAGTCTATTCAAAGTTCTAAAAATAAGTATTTTATAATAAGATCTTCAGGTGAGCGTGTTGGCATTGTAAGACTGAATAATATTGATATGATCAATAGATGTGCGTGTATTGGTGTTGACGTTCATCCTTCATATCAGCGCAAGGGAATAGCTAAAGGAACTTACCATATTATGATGGAGTATTGTTTTAACAGTTTGAATTTGAATCGCCTTTATCTTTATGTATTAGATGAAAATGTCAAAGCTATTTCTTTGTATGAAGGTCTTAACTTTCAAAAAGAAGGTGTTTTGAGAGAAGCCATTTATCGAAATGGTAAGTATATAAATTATTACCTCTATGGTATTTTAAGAAATGAATTTAAATGA
- a CDS encoding glycosyltransferase: MNLNELTIVIGAYGDVNKLNDTLNSFLAYEHSGINIIVIDDNQSEDLINSSKSVCQSYKALKIKYIRNDSRIGVPHVFKKWHDVVETKFFMFFGVGDRVMPNTLQVLVKALYDHPEASLAHGGQKQKITVGKDSINADQIVSKDRLEIISTDKYLKSLLIGGDYKMSQMATVIRTEQFRYKVKMSKNWFWDYDFHLEYHLFNDFIASIPLFVTEREERIISRDYYSDLYQFRLVLEQKLQAIKFIENYESNLIEKNIPVVRYRNKIALSLLINSSRISNLSRRMYIIREALKVITGDFFTFILSKILIPTNYLFKLIVRLKR, from the coding sequence ATGAATTTAAATGAACTTACGATAGTTATTGGTGCGTATGGTGATGTAAATAAGCTTAATGACACATTAAATAGTTTCCTTGCTTATGAACATTCTGGAATAAATATTATTGTTATAGATGACAATCAGAGTGAGGATTTAATTAACTCTAGTAAATCTGTTTGTCAAAGTTATAAAGCATTGAAAATAAAATATATAAGAAATGATAGCAGAATCGGTGTTCCTCATGTATTTAAAAAATGGCATGATGTAGTCGAGACTAAGTTTTTTATGTTTTTCGGTGTTGGAGACAGAGTGATGCCTAATACATTACAAGTCTTGGTAAAGGCTCTGTATGATCATCCTGAAGCTTCTTTAGCACACGGGGGGCAAAAACAGAAAATAACAGTAGGTAAGGATAGCATAAATGCGGACCAAATAGTTTCTAAAGATAGACTTGAAATTATAAGTACTGATAAGTACCTGAAGAGCTTATTAATTGGTGGGGATTACAAAATGTCCCAGATGGCAACGGTTATAAGAACTGAACAGTTTAGATATAAAGTGAAAATGTCTAAAAATTGGTTCTGGGATTATGATTTTCATTTGGAGTATCATCTTTTTAATGATTTTATCGCTTCCATTCCTCTATTTGTAACTGAGAGAGAAGAACGAATAATTTCTAGAGATTATTATAGTGACCTTTATCAATTTAGACTAGTTTTAGAACAAAAGTTGCAAGCTATTAAGTTTATCGAAAATTATGAGTCAAATTTGATTGAGAAAAATATTCCTGTTGTTAGGTATAGAAATAAAATCGCATTGTCCCTATTGATTAACTCGTCTCGAATTTCTAACTTATCTCGAAGAATGTATATTATTAGAGAAGCATTAAAGGTTATAACTGGCGACTTCTTTACTTTTATTCTGTCAAAGATATTAATTCCAACCAATTACTTGTTTAAATTAATAGTTAGACTTAAACGTTAA
- a CDS encoding ABC transporter ATP-binding protein → MSRDIKRLWDLFSSKQKKKLVLLQVMVVAISVFEIVTIGMVAGFMSIISDTGKLEEYSYLFDILFSGKLTTQSILLYLSLLIVTCLTVSSLLSVIMTKKINRISLILGHDITLRLFKYYQSQDWLYYLNKNTSDLSNRVLIESGRLAIAILTPAVNLLSRLVFITLIGFAILYYDVKMTLIIMTFFICSYIIISLLLKNKLIRNSKNLVRANKYKSKVVKESFLNIKSSILLGKKDYFIKSFEVESLNYSESHASTMTISGAPKYLMEWLAYISMIMIIVLNLVINGDDFSSVLPLLTIYGLAAFKLLPSLQQVYHNLSTIKGNISVLHILYSDLKHGLDDTEPKKSAESFHFKDVLEIEKGTFSYNNNKELALDSVSLKIRRLEKIGIVGHSGSGKSTLIDVLCGLIPLQEGNFKVDGNAINDNSSWSSNISYVPQLVTLLDASIAENIAFGVSYNDIDWEKLNQAIELSCLSELIERLPEGVNSQIGENGVQISGGQRQRISIARALYFESDIIIFDEATSALDGITESQIMESIKNLSGKKTIIMIAHRLKTIKSCDRIYFMDKGRVVDEGSYEYLLENNEKFKEMDKFS, encoded by the coding sequence ATGAGCAGAGATATAAAAAGGCTGTGGGACCTTTTCTCTTCGAAGCAGAAAAAAAAATTGGTTTTACTACAGGTAATGGTAGTTGCGATCTCAGTCTTTGAGATTGTTACCATTGGAATGGTAGCTGGATTCATGAGTATCATTAGTGATACTGGCAAACTGGAAGAATATTCATACTTGTTTGATATCTTATTTTCTGGAAAGCTGACTACTCAATCTATTTTACTTTATTTATCACTACTTATAGTTACTTGTCTCACAGTAAGTTCTTTACTCTCTGTTATCATGACTAAAAAAATAAATAGAATTTCACTTATTTTAGGTCATGATATTACGCTGCGTTTATTTAAATATTATCAAAGCCAAGATTGGCTGTATTACTTGAATAAAAATACTAGCGATCTTTCTAATCGAGTACTCATCGAAAGCGGACGTCTGGCTATAGCAATACTTACCCCAGCTGTAAATCTACTATCTAGGCTAGTGTTCATCACCTTAATTGGATTCGCTATTTTATACTATGATGTTAAAATGACATTAATAATAATGACCTTTTTTATATGTAGCTATATTATTATATCCTTACTTCTCAAGAATAAGCTGATAAGGAATAGTAAGAATCTTGTGAGAGCTAATAAATATAAAAGCAAAGTTGTTAAGGAGTCATTTTTAAACATAAAGTCTTCAATATTGCTTGGTAAAAAAGATTACTTTATTAAATCTTTCGAAGTGGAAAGTTTGAACTATTCCGAGTCTCATGCCAGCACAATGACGATCTCGGGTGCTCCCAAGTACTTGATGGAGTGGTTAGCCTATATAAGCATGATCATGATAATAGTTTTAAACCTTGTGATAAATGGAGATGATTTTTCCTCTGTACTACCCTTACTTACTATTTATGGTTTGGCCGCTTTCAAGTTATTACCGTCACTCCAACAAGTTTATCATAACCTCTCTACAATAAAGGGTAATATATCAGTACTACATATATTGTATTCAGACTTGAAGCATGGTTTAGATGACACTGAGCCGAAGAAGTCTGCTGAATCATTCCATTTTAAAGATGTGCTTGAAATAGAAAAAGGGACATTTTCCTATAATAATAACAAGGAGCTAGCTTTAGACTCTGTGAGTCTTAAAATTAGGCGTCTAGAAAAAATAGGAATAGTCGGACATTCCGGTTCTGGTAAGTCAACTTTAATTGACGTTCTTTGTGGGTTGATACCTTTACAGGAAGGTAACTTTAAGGTTGATGGGAATGCTATTAACGATAATTCATCATGGTCGAGCAATATTTCTTATGTACCGCAGTTAGTTACCTTGTTGGATGCTTCTATTGCTGAGAATATTGCTTTTGGCGTGAGTTATAATGATATTGATTGGGAAAAACTGAACCAAGCAATTGAACTTTCTTGTTTGTCAGAACTAATAGAACGATTACCTGAAGGCGTTAATAGCCAAATTGGAGAGAATGGCGTTCAAATCTCTGGGGGCCAAAGACAAAGAATTAGTATTGCACGAGCGTTATACTTCGAGTCAGATATTATTATTTTTGATGAAGCTACTAGCGCTTTAGATGGAATAACTGAGAGTCAAATCATGGAATCCATCAAAAACTTGTCTGGGAAAAAGACGATTATAATGATTGCTCATCGGCTTAAAACTATAAAGAGTTGTGACCGTATTTATTTTATGGATAAAGGTAGGGTAGTCGATGAAGGTAGTTATGAATACTTATTAGAGAATAATGAAAAGTTTAAAGAAATGGATAAGTTCTCATAA
- a CDS encoding UDP-N-acetylglucosamine 4,6-dehydratase, with amino-acid sequence MNTILSLIGRNKDLFTQDICCYEVELSNIVSESRFLVLGGAGSIGQAVTKEIFKRNPKKLHVVDISENNMVELVRDIRSSFGYIDGDFQTFALDIGSLEYDAFIKADGQFDYVLNLSALKHVRSEKDPYTLMRMIDVNVFNTEKTIQQSIDAGAKKYFCVSTDKAANPVNMMGASKRIMEMFLMRKSEQMAISTARFANVAFSDGSLLHGFNQRIQKRQPIVAPNDIKRYFVTPQESGELCLMSCIFGENRDIFFPKLSEALHLISFADIAVKYLEQLGFEPHLCETEEEARQLAHTLPEQGKWPCLFTASDTTGEKDFEEFFTDKEELDMSRFENLGIIKNEPLYEQELLTLFENSISEMKGERAWTKEQIVKLFFTMIPDFGHKETGKYLDSKM; translated from the coding sequence ATGAATACTATTTTGTCTTTAATTGGCCGTAATAAAGACTTATTTACCCAAGACATTTGTTGTTACGAAGTCGAATTGTCTAATATTGTCAGTGAATCACGGTTTTTGGTGTTGGGTGGCGCTGGGTCAATTGGACAAGCCGTAACTAAAGAGATCTTCAAACGTAATCCCAAGAAGTTACATGTTGTTGATATTAGTGAAAACAACATGGTGGAGCTTGTTCGAGATATTCGCAGTTCGTTTGGTTACATAGATGGTGACTTCCAAACATTTGCTTTGGACATAGGTTCTCTAGAGTACGATGCATTCATTAAAGCCGACGGTCAGTTCGATTATGTGCTGAACTTATCTGCGCTTAAGCATGTTAGAAGTGAAAAAGATCCTTATACATTGATGCGCATGATCGATGTAAATGTTTTTAATACAGAGAAAACGATCCAACAGTCTATTGATGCTGGTGCGAAAAAGTATTTCTGTGTTTCAACAGATAAAGCTGCAAACCCAGTCAATATGATGGGGGCGTCTAAGCGTATTATGGAAATGTTCCTGATGCGTAAAAGCGAACAAATGGCAATCTCAACTGCTCGATTTGCAAATGTAGCATTCTCGGATGGCTCTTTGCTTCACGGGTTTAACCAACGTATCCAAAAGCGTCAACCTATCGTGGCGCCGAACGACATCAAACGCTACTTTGTTACTCCTCAAGAGTCAGGCGAACTGTGTTTAATGTCTTGTATTTTTGGTGAAAATCGTGACATTTTTTTCCCGAAATTGAGTGAAGCTCTACATCTTATTTCGTTTGCAGATATTGCGGTGAAATACCTAGAGCAACTTGGCTTTGAGCCTCACCTATGTGAAACAGAAGAAGAAGCCCGCCAACTTGCACATACGCTTCCAGAGCAAGGGAAATGGCCATGTTTGTTTACTGCAAGTGATACGACGGGTGAAAAAGACTTTGAAGAGTTTTTTACAGATAAAGAAGAGTTAGATATGTCGCGATTCGAAAATCTGGGCATCATCAAAAATGAACCTCTTTATGAGCAAGAACTTCTCACCTTGTTTGAAAACAGCATTTCTGAGATGAAAGGTGAGCGAGCTTGGACTAAAGAGCAGATTGTGAAACTGTTCTTTACCATGATCCCTGATTTTGGGCACAAAGAAACGGGGAAATACCTCGATAGTAAGATGTAA
- a CDS encoding LegC family aminotransferase has protein sequence MKATTIVEFVRDTYKTDEFIPLHAPTFDGNEKAYVMETIESTFVSSVGKFVDDFERKIEAYTGTAKAVATVNGTAALHAALYMADVQRGDLVVTQALTFVATCNALYHMGAEPIFLDVSPVSLGLCPKAVDAFLEENAEVTDAGCIHKKTGRRIKAVVPMHTFGHPVELDELVAVCLKWNITLVEDAAESLGSLYKGKHTGTIGDFGAVSFNGNKIITTGGGGMVLCKTQELGAHTKHVTTTAKVPHPYEFFHDEPGFNYRMPNLNAALGCAQMEVIEQYLKQKRVLAEGYNNFFKGSDIKFVTEPEYAQSNYWLNAIICPDKESREEIIATTNSLGVMTRPIWQLMHRLPMFENAIRSDLTHSEFIEARLVNLPSTPTEMS, from the coding sequence ATGAAAGCGACAACTATTGTTGAATTTGTGAGAGATACTTACAAAACAGACGAATTTATTCCCTTACATGCACCAACGTTCGATGGCAACGAAAAAGCGTACGTAATGGAAACGATTGAAAGTACATTTGTTTCTAGCGTCGGTAAGTTTGTTGATGATTTTGAGAGAAAAATTGAAGCTTACACTGGTACGGCTAAAGCTGTAGCGACAGTGAACGGTACAGCAGCATTGCATGCTGCATTGTACATGGCTGATGTTCAAAGAGGCGACTTGGTCGTCACACAAGCTTTGACTTTTGTTGCAACCTGCAACGCTCTTTATCATATGGGGGCTGAGCCTATTTTTCTGGATGTATCTCCAGTGAGTTTAGGGTTGTGTCCGAAGGCTGTAGATGCATTTTTAGAAGAGAATGCTGAAGTCACAGACGCGGGGTGTATCCATAAAAAAACAGGTAGAAGAATCAAAGCCGTTGTACCAATGCACACGTTTGGTCACCCTGTAGAGCTTGATGAACTGGTTGCCGTTTGCTTGAAATGGAACATCACGTTGGTTGAAGATGCAGCAGAAAGTCTAGGATCGCTCTATAAGGGCAAACACACCGGTACTATTGGTGATTTTGGTGCTGTCAGCTTCAATGGCAATAAGATCATCACCACAGGCGGTGGTGGCATGGTGTTATGTAAGACTCAAGAATTAGGCGCGCATACTAAGCATGTTACTACGACAGCAAAAGTTCCTCATCCGTATGAGTTCTTCCATGATGAACCTGGTTTCAACTATCGTATGCCAAACCTGAATGCGGCTCTAGGGTGTGCTCAGATGGAAGTTATCGAGCAGTACCTAAAACAAAAGAGAGTGCTCGCCGAAGGTTACAATAACTTTTTTAAAGGTTCAGACATCAAGTTTGTCACTGAACCTGAATATGCGCAGTCAAACTATTGGTTAAATGCGATCATTTGTCCAGATAAAGAGAGCCGCGAAGAGATTATTGCTACTACGAATAGTTTGGGTGTTATGACTCGACCAATTTGGCAACTTATGCATAGATTACCTATGTTTGAAAATGCAATACGTAGTGATTTAACTCACTCTGAGTTTATCGAAGCACGCTTGGTGAATTTACCTAGTACTCCTACGGAGATGTCATGA
- the neuC gene encoding UDP-N-acetylglucosamine 2-epimerase: protein MRVAIVTSTRADFGILLPLIHKLEADPFFSVTILATGSHTDTVRGGTLQEIKSEGFKDLAVIDIDTSDTTEIGVAKSAAETVEKFAFELDKLHPDLVILLGDRYEILSVAMAAFLLKIPVAHISGGDVTSGALDDSIRHSITKLSHIHFPTTEEYRERVIQLGEQPDKVFNVGNLCIDNVKKVLPVSKAELESFLDFDLDKFERNILVTLHPETTYGDQRVLNDIFFDALSNLKDVGIIITYPNHDAGGDTIIESILKVKSESPYSICVRESLGMRRYHSLLRYVDAVVGNSSSGITEVPSYGIPTIDIGSRQQGRIRAYSVINVGYESDDIQRALKLALSDEFKHKCQEVKNPYGEGDSAEKIVNILKSIKLKGLIKKEFYDAK, encoded by the coding sequence ATGAGAGTTGCAATAGTAACTAGCACACGAGCGGATTTCGGGATCCTATTACCACTTATTCATAAGTTAGAAGCAGACCCTTTTTTTAGCGTTACCATTTTAGCTACGGGCAGTCATACAGACACTGTTCGAGGAGGCACACTGCAAGAAATTAAATCTGAAGGTTTCAAAGACCTTGCCGTTATTGATATTGATACTTCAGATACGACTGAAATTGGCGTTGCAAAATCTGCGGCTGAAACTGTAGAAAAGTTTGCGTTTGAGCTTGATAAATTGCACCCGGATCTTGTCATCCTGCTAGGTGACCGTTATGAGATTTTATCGGTAGCCATGGCTGCATTTCTACTGAAAATCCCAGTAGCTCATATTTCAGGAGGAGACGTAACTTCAGGTGCGTTGGACGACTCTATTCGACATAGCATTACAAAACTATCTCATATTCATTTTCCAACAACGGAAGAGTATAGAGAGCGAGTAATACAACTTGGTGAACAGCCTGATAAGGTATTTAACGTCGGAAATTTATGTATCGACAACGTTAAAAAAGTGTTACCAGTATCCAAAGCTGAGTTAGAATCTTTCTTAGATTTTGATTTGGATAAATTTGAGAGAAACATTCTAGTCACTCTTCACCCAGAAACAACATATGGTGATCAACGAGTTTTAAACGATATTTTCTTTGATGCTTTATCAAACCTAAAGGATGTGGGAATCATAATCACGTACCCAAACCATGATGCGGGGGGCGATACGATAATCGAAAGTATTTTAAAAGTTAAGTCAGAAAGCCCATATTCAATCTGTGTTCGCGAATCATTGGGTATGCGTCGTTATCACTCATTATTAAGGTATGTTGATGCTGTTGTAGGAAACTCTTCGAGTGGAATAACAGAAGTCCCTTCTTATGGAATACCGACCATTGACATTGGAAGTCGACAACAGGGGCGCATACGTGCTTACTCTGTGATAAATGTCGGATATGAGTCTGATGACATACAGCGTGCACTTAAGCTAGCTCTTAGTGATGAGTTTAAACATAAATGCCAAGAAGTTAAAAACCCTTATGGTGAGGGTGATAGTGCAGAGAAAATTGTAAATATCCTTAAAAGTATCAAACTTAAAGGGCTTATCAAGAAGGAATTCTATGATGCAAAATAA
- the neuB gene encoding N-acetylneuraminate synthase, translated as MMQNNSHVYIIAEAGVNHNADYQMAKQMIEVAKDSGVDAVKFQIAIPELVMTKWAGKADYQEVNTGSDESQLEMCKKLHLDLSDYAGLKAYCDDLGITFLATAFDHPSFEVLKTLGVDTYKIPSGEVNNLPYLRMHCEEGIKIILSTGMADMAEVTEAVNVLVKGGVDKANITVLHCNTEYPTPMGDVNLKAMTQIKDELDVAVGYSDHTKGIEVPIAAVALGATCIEKHFTLDRTLPGPDHVASIEPDELALMVQSIRNIQAAIGGSGEKIPSESEKKNIEIARRSIVASCEIKKGELLTVDNITTKRPATGLSPMLWDEVIGTVAERDYIEDDLIEK; from the coding sequence ATGATGCAAAATAATAGTCATGTCTACATTATTGCAGAGGCAGGCGTTAACCATAATGCAGACTACCAAATGGCAAAACAAATGATCGAAGTTGCTAAGGATTCTGGTGTTGATGCAGTTAAATTTCAAATCGCTATTCCCGAATTAGTGATGACAAAATGGGCCGGTAAAGCAGACTACCAAGAAGTAAATACCGGTAGTGATGAAAGCCAACTAGAAATGTGTAAAAAGCTGCATCTAGATCTATCAGATTACGCGGGATTAAAAGCTTATTGTGATGATCTTGGGATTACGTTTCTTGCGACTGCTTTTGATCACCCATCTTTTGAGGTGCTTAAGACTTTAGGTGTAGATACCTATAAAATCCCATCAGGCGAAGTAAACAATTTGCCGTATCTACGTATGCACTGTGAAGAAGGTATTAAGATTATCTTATCTACTGGTATGGCAGATATGGCAGAGGTTACAGAAGCCGTAAATGTGTTGGTGAAAGGTGGTGTAGATAAAGCAAACATCACAGTTCTCCACTGTAATACAGAATACCCAACACCTATGGGGGATGTGAACCTTAAGGCCATGACTCAAATCAAAGATGAGTTGGATGTTGCTGTTGGGTACTCAGATCATACAAAAGGGATTGAGGTTCCAATTGCTGCTGTTGCATTAGGAGCTACATGTATTGAGAAACACTTTACTTTAGATCGTACTTTACCGGGACCAGATCATGTTGCGAGCATTGAGCCAGACGAGTTAGCGCTGATGGTTCAATCAATTAGAAATATTCAAGCGGCTATTGGTGGCTCTGGTGAAAAGATCCCTTCTGAAAGTGAGAAGAAAAACATTGAGATAGCGCGTCGCTCGATTGTAGCTAGCTGTGAGATAAAAAAAGGTGAGTTGCTTACAGTTGATAATATTACCACCAAGCGTCCAGCTACGGGACTAAGTCCAATGCTTTGGGATGAGGTAATTGGGACTGTCGCTGAACGAGACTATATCGAAGACGACTTGATTGAGAAATAA
- a CDS encoding ATP-grasp domain-containing protein, with protein sequence MKKTVLFPNAGRRVELIQRFQMAAKENDIDLTIIGTDITTNAPALSFCDKTYLLPKERNLNTLERFLEIIETNSVDIVVCTIDPDLEFFSQHRGALSTVNSKNVELLLSDVNIIDASSDKRKTAQFFNQIGVSTPQLYDQASINFPTFAKPVKGSGSFGAKLLVDASDLESYLIEFGEHDPIFQEYVSGKEYTLDCFVDINGETVVSPRERLRVRGGEVTVSKTVELPELEKQAKKVLSSGGFFGPVTLQAIVDETTSRPYFIEINARFGGGSILSIEAGLNSPYHILSQDHDWFSGLKRNLTMMRYDMSVFSEG encoded by the coding sequence ATGAAAAAGACAGTACTTTTTCCAAATGCAGGGCGTCGAGTTGAGTTGATTCAACGTTTTCAAATGGCAGCTAAAGAAAATGATATTGACCTTACTATTATTGGTACCGATATCACAACAAACGCACCTGCGCTGTCATTTTGTGATAAGACTTATCTCCTCCCGAAAGAGCGAAATTTAAACACACTTGAGCGTTTTCTTGAAATTATAGAAACAAATAGTGTGGACATTGTGGTTTGCACGATTGACCCTGATTTAGAGTTTTTTTCGCAGCACAGGGGCGCTTTGTCGACTGTAAACAGCAAGAATGTGGAACTCCTGCTTTCAGATGTAAATATCATTGATGCGTCATCAGATAAGCGAAAAACTGCACAGTTTTTCAATCAAATTGGAGTATCCACACCGCAGTTATATGACCAAGCATCTATAAACTTCCCCACCTTTGCGAAACCAGTAAAAGGAAGTGGTTCCTTTGGCGCTAAACTACTGGTTGATGCCTCCGATTTAGAAAGCTATTTAATTGAATTTGGAGAGCATGATCCTATTTTTCAAGAGTACGTTTCGGGGAAAGAGTACACTCTAGATTGCTTTGTTGATATTAATGGCGAAACGGTAGTTTCCCCAAGAGAAAGACTGAGAGTCCGAGGTGGGGAAGTAACCGTAAGTAAAACAGTTGAGCTACCAGAATTAGAGAAGCAAGCTAAAAAGGTATTATCTTCAGGTGGTTTCTTTGGGCCTGTGACTTTACAAGCGATTGTGGATGAGACTACTTCTCGTCCGTACTTTATTGAGATCAATGCTAGATTTGGGGGTGGTTCAATTCTGTCCATTGAGGCTGGATTGAATAGCCCATATCACATTTTAAGTCAGGATCATGATTGGTTTTCTGGTTTGAAAAGAAACCTGACTATGATGAGATATGATATGTCAGTATTCTCTGAAGGTTGA
- a CDS encoding HAD family hydrolase has translation MKKLVIFDLDDTIYPEQQYNLACYRAAADRFLEDYSVDIYPYIEEQFKKKNYQNLFCLALENAGIACSEDYIFNVLVQTYRSFKPELTPYKGFNEYIEKLKEKFQLAIITDGPLDIQKSKVNALGIASDFDLILCSSELGDNVKKPSSEPFEYVLSKLKVHHQDSVYIGDNIKKDFVYPNHSGMHSIHLSNKSENDNLIYESQVGEAAHHYCESYDELYLLLHQIFNDGK, from the coding sequence ATGAAAAAACTCGTAATTTTTGACTTGGACGATACTATTTATCCAGAGCAGCAATACAATTTAGCATGTTATAGGGCTGCTGCTGATAGATTTCTTGAAGATTACTCTGTAGATATCTATCCATATATCGAAGAGCAGTTTAAGAAAAAAAACTACCAGAACCTTTTTTGTTTAGCGCTCGAGAATGCTGGAATAGCTTGTTCTGAAGACTATATTTTTAACGTATTAGTTCAGACTTACCGAAGCTTTAAGCCCGAGTTAACACCTTATAAAGGCTTTAACGAGTATATTGAAAAGCTAAAAGAAAAGTTTCAGCTTGCTATCATCACGGATGGGCCTCTTGATATACAAAAATCTAAGGTCAATGCTTTAGGTATTGCCTCAGACTTTGATTTGATACTGTGTTCCTCTGAGTTGGGGGATAATGTCAAAAAACCTAGTTCAGAGCCCTTTGAATACGTATTGAGCAAGTTGAAGGTTCATCATCAAGATAGCGTTTATATTGGTGATAACATCAAGAAGGACTTCGTATACCCAAACCATTCTGGGATGCATTCAATTCATTTATCTAATAAGTCAGAGAATGACAATTTAATTTATGAGTCGCAAGTTGGTGAAGCTGCTCATCATTATTGTGAGTCTTATGATGAGTTATATTTATTACTACACCAGATATTCAACGATGGAAAATAA